The window agttgtttagcaggatttttaatcttttataaaatgaaaattttaactcACAATCTTAGAGATGTAatctcttagagcatctccaaccataacAAACCCTCAactaaaatgtgagttggcatatcaaaattaaaaaatatagccaacaagGTGAAAAAATGTCACTCCAACCACAATCATccattgtctataattttagtcaacctcttttggatgactatatttgtcgaagaTCTACAGccctgtaagaaatctgtaacaatattatacatcatttattaccatactgaactgatatattttattttaacaatctaaaatattaataatatactattttaaattataaccaaccaatatagtcaatacatTGAAGCACAAggttcaaaaaattaatataatattttatcggTCTAATTTAACCAAcgtcattggagatgctcttagacgTCTAATATGTAATTGTTACTTGTAACACTAGTTGTTGGCAGTTGTTTCAATAGTTAttgacaaattaatataaaagtcTAATGGAGCTTTCAAGTTATATAACTCAAAtccaaaattaatttgttatcAATTGTTTTAACAATGTCTTGTGTTTCGGTCTTTTTACTATAATTAATGTGGATTGGCTAATAATATCAATGTAGACTCCTTAGTTATTTGAAAACTTAAAAGtgatagaatttttttaaattgctttgtaaattataaattgtttttttaaaaaattaaaatgaattattgtACTGGCGATATAATTTTGTTGGTGGTATAAGCGTTACAATACAAAATTATAGCCAATATAGAAGTCTaggtttgaagttaaataacttCAATTCAAAACAAATATGTTATCAAATTCTTTTGACTATGTTGGGTTGTTTTGTAACTACCTATGAAACAAAGGTGGTCGTAGAAAGGGTTGAATACAACCCAAGATTTTGATCAATATTTCAGATAAACAGTTGAAATTagaaattttaaacaattgatatttttataaatacacAGGTGCAGATTCTTTTAGCATTTGTGTGTTTAAGAACTTTCTCAAATGCTAGTGTTGTCTCACATACACAAAGTACTGCTActacttggttatatactccaagtttacaaagcaaattaaactacaaaatGACACACTTTTTTACGCTCAGAATGCTTTGCTTCTTCATTTAAGATATTCAAGTTTACACTTTTCACCAAAAGactccttatttatttgttgtCTTGTTTACGGAAAGTTCAAACAAAGGTTCCATATAGTGTTTGTGTGACTTGGAAGctaatatacaaatatttttgttaGCATCGTAATGACCTTATAGAAAAGCCTCTAACTAATAAAATGTGTGTGACTGAatgtattttaagaaaataaacatACATATTCACATAGTCATAAGTTTTTCTTGCATTAGATTCACAAATTCAAATTAGATCTAGATGGCAATGTTTTGTAAGTAATAGGTAAAAATAGAAGCAAGaatacactacaagaaaatggGTTAAAAGCGACCATCAAAATTTGGTGGCTTTTAACTAAAAGCGACCGTATGTGGTAGCTTTTAATTAAAAGCGACCGCAAAGAGTTGGTAGCTTTGAAGAGGGTCGCTTTTACTTATTCCGGTCGCTTTTATATAAAAGCCACCGCTTTTACGGTCgcttttgttaaaaattaaatttctttataCCACTTCAaatttttgaccaaaatttgaatttcccGCCCTTGCAAAATAAAAGCCACCAACATTGGTGGAATCTGAAAAGCAACCATATTTCTCTTCGGTCGCTTTTGTATGGctatttctcaaaaaaaaaaaacagaccTTTTTTACTGCTACCCCCTGTTTATTGCACAACTCAATAGACCATTCAACCATTCAAATACTCAACACTATCTAATTACTGGGGAAGGGgtgtgaacaaaatacaaattaataacATACACAGAATCTTTCATAGATCCGTTTAAAATTCCCGATAATACACATAATAGTTAAGTTCTGATCTTTGTTCCGGTTACAATACCATATCATgtaccaaaatattatattagcaGCCTACACATACTGCCACTACTGCCAAAAACTATATCATAAATAGACTATTTAACTAAAGATAAAGGGGACAGTGATTTAAATTCCTGTCATCGTCATCGGCCTCTAAATCATCCCCGTCCAGTAAGAAATCAGGTTCATACATCGGAATATTTGAATTGTTATCCTGCACAAACCAAACATATATCAGGAACTACTCAACATCAAATTACTAAGGGTAAAATCTACAATAATtgaatatattgaaattatgaatacaaaattttatttatcctATGTTTCATCTTTATAGTGCTGGTATAGCTTCTCTTGGTTACATTTTGGGCTGGTTTAGCGTCACTGGTATAAGAGGGAAGGCTTTGACCTGGTGTAATTTTCACTTAGGGTTAATGATATTTGCTTTGCATAATTCTGTAGGGTCATGACCATGGTTATTATCTTGATGTACTATTAAACagtttatttataattgatCCTGCttaagttataaatttattttagtttgacTAATTAACTACTGTACTTTAAGTTCTGCATGCTTGTGCACATCAAACCCTGGTATTGCTTGTGAGCTGGTGGGAGTTAGCTAGACATTTCTTTTGAAGCAAAAATCTGGGATTTCTTCAGTACCCAATTCTTTTCTATAAAAATGTAATCCTATATACAAAAAGTACTAGGGTCTGCAACAAACAACTTAAAAGAATAAAGATAAGATAATCTGCCATTTCCAGATTTCTAGTACACCTAAAAAATTACACCACTGTTTACATTCAAGTAAATTGACTACTATGAACTCATTTTGTAGGGTTATGTCTATGACACAAATGGAAAGAAATATCTTGATTCTCAAGCTGGTCTCTAGTATCCAATTCATGTTTCTAATATCAAACACACCTTCTGGTATATAAGTACAACACAGAAGAATAATATTCTGACATTTCAAATAAACTTATAATAAACACAACCATAACAAGCCTACAAAATCCAGAACAAAATCTACCATCACAAATGATTATAAAGAATGATATCGAGAACAAATCAGCAAACTAGAGCAAATAAAAGAGTCAAAAACAGTAGAATAAGGCAAAACAGAGTAAAAAACAGGTCAAAAAAGAACAAAAAGCGAAGAGTAGTGATTGtagtaaattttgaattaaatgaATAGAAgagttaaaaaattattaccTCCACTATAACTTTTTTAAAGTTCTCCATCACCTGACCAATGACTTCACGTGCAATCCGCATATATTGCTCCCATGAAGATTGTTGTACCGGATCAGTCCTATCAGGAAAAGCCACAGTAGCTAATTTCTCCAACCTCTCATTAAGTTGGGAGTGTGGAACTGAATCCATGCCATCCATGAAGCGGACCATAGTTGTCACCTCGGTTAAAACCTTACCAATGATTGAGTATGCAGCCTCTGAAATATTTGTTGTAGAAGAGTCAGTAGGCTGAGAAGCATTCAAACGAGCTGCTTCATCCGCTCCTAATAATTTTGATACAGTTTGTCGAGGATACAACACAACTGTATTTTTCTTTGGCTTTCTTGCTTGCATTAGGAGATGCAATTCCCGCTTCCTCTTACTAGCTGGAGAGAGAGGTGCCTCTGGAGCTGGTTGAGAGTTGCTCACATCCTCCAAAGATTGCTGCATTATATAATATGTAACAAATAACTCAGTTATAATGTGCCTAAATTAATGCAAATTCACAATGacctaataaaaataatttgcaaCATACCATTATATTTTTCACTGTTGGCTCTTCAATGTTGTAGACATACTTGAAAAATTCTAGATTAGTGACAGGAGTCTTCAATTGTGTATCCAACTCCTGtaatatgcaattattatttattatgcaaaaaactataaatatgcaattattattACTCTATTACCAAaagattataaatataacaCATATTCAGAATAAAAGTAAACCACTGAAAAATACATTCCAAATATTATATACAGTGCCTTGCAAGACTGTTGCAGCGAGTGTGTGAGGGAAAAATACATTCCAAATATTATATACAGTGCCTTGCTAAACCACTGATAAATTATAGTCATGTGTCCAACTTCATATCCATATCCAATaatcttaaataattttaaactaaaaatctGACCCTTGTATGTATCCATGCTCGTGTTCGGAAAACATATCCACATTAACGAGCTGTGCCATAGAATGTAGATTTACCACCATACTTGAGTTGTTTTGCTCTTACTTCTCCAATACAAACTGGACATGCCAACTTGCCCTTAGTGGACCATCCACTAATCATACCAAGTGCTGGAAAGTCATTTATTGTCCACATTAACGCTACTCTCATCATGAAATTTGAACGTGATGCCCTATCATATGTTTCAACCCCTGTATGCCATAAGGACTTTAATTCATCAATTAAAGGTCGGAGATACACATGGAAGTCTTTTGCCGGATCATTCGGTCCAGGAATGAGAAGAGGCATAAACATGTACGGAGCTTTCGTGCACATGGATGGTGGAAGATTATAAATAACATCAATCACAGGCCACACAGTATATTCTCTTGCGTGTGCATCACGAAAGGGGTCAAAACCATCAGTAGCAATGCCTATTCTGACATTTCGTATTTCTTTGGCAAATCTGGGAAATCTTTGATTAAATTGTTTCCATTCATCTCCATCAGCCGGGTGACTTACTTGACCTTCAACTGTAACTCTATCATGGTGCCACGTCATACACTTTGCAGTCTTCTCGGACATGAATAATCGTTGTAGTCTCAATGCAAGAGGAAAGTATCTCAAAATCTTTCTTGggatcatctttttcttttgaTCCTTTTGAGGCTTGTATCGATTTTCATTACATATATCACAATATATCTTCTCACTATCCTCTTTGTaaaacaacatacaatcatttaCACAAGCATCAATCTTTTGATAGCCCATGTTCAACCCACTTACCAATTTCTTCACATCGTAGTATTTCATGGGCAACTTGTGACCATTTGGCAACACAGATCCAATGAGTTCAAGCAACTCGTCAAAACCCCTATTACTACAACCATGCTTATGTTTGAATTGGAGTAGCTTGTTCACAAATGATAATGTTGTAAATCTTGTATTATCATGATAAATTGGTTCAGAAGCACTATCTAGCATCTTATAAAAGTTCTTTGCAGTTGCATTCGGTTCTTCTTCATCATTCTCGAATTGTCTTGTTGCCTCTGCAAAATCTCCAAGCATTTCACGTGCATCATAAAAATCATCATCCATGCAACCAACATTCCTAGAACTTGTTCCAATGTCAACCCGTGACCTATCACTCTCCCCGTGATAGTACCATATTGTATATCCCAGCATAATACCGTGCCGATACAAATCCAATGTCACATTATCGGGAAACTTGAGATAATAATTTCCACATTCGTTACATGGACATCTTATCCTCCCCTTTGAATCATCCGTTCATGCACTAGcaaatttgatgaaattttcAACACCAATTTTATATTCATCCGTTATTCTCTTGCTCGCATCAAACCGACGATTCATCCAACTACGATCGGAAGCCATCTACAAGGTGTCCAAATATTCtaataaattatcaattatTAATCTACACATACACATCTAAATAAAATCACcaaatatacaataaataaacaataatttaGCATGTCAttttaacataataaatattctaatatattattattgttacttATTTTCAATAAATGTTATTCAAAATGATTGTTGTtaacattttaaatatttcatatcCATAACATTTCTCTTCTTGAAAAGTTAgcaattaatatttttcatgtcaTTTTAGCAATTAATTAAGAGAAATGACTTACTTGCTTTGAAATTAGTAGATAACAACAAAAATTTAGCATGTCATTTTAACATAATCATGTAATTTACAATTATACAAgaaacatataataaatttgatagcAACTAATATTTAGCATGCCATTTTAACATGATAATGTAATTATCaattacacaaaaaataaataataaattatgagaaaTGATACTTACTTGTTTTGAAATTAGTAGATGGGTGAGCTTGAAGGAAGAAgagaaaatggtggaatatgTGGGAGAGATGATGAGAAAAGAAGTGGACACAAAGCCACGGCAGTGGATAAGAAATATTTTGAACAAAAGCGACCGCACTAGAAGGCAGTCGCTTTTGTGCAAAAGCAACCAACAATGATTTGCGGTCGCTTTTGTTTTTAACATTTTTCGCCTCCCACCGCGGGAATTTTCCCGCCctacatattaaaaaaacaaaagcgACCGCAGGACACTGTTGGTCGCTTTTGTATTTAAAAGCGATCAAATAAAAGCCACCACATGCAAAAGCCACCAAACAAAAGCGACCGCCATTAAAAGCCACCGTTAACGATCGCTTTTATTAGTCAGAAAATGAAAGTTTGAACTTATATCAAAAGCTACCTGTTTCGGTGGCTTTTATTTGTGGTCGTTTTTATTTGGTCGCTTTTAACcaattttcttgtagtgataaaGATACAACAGTATGTTTGGTAAAAGTGTTGTTTATAGACTTTAAAGacaatcttttttttctttagcGTTATGTAAATGGTTATCAGACGACAAAAACGCTTGTCTTGTATGgaaaaaaatagattaaaaacaTAGTAGACTTGCCTGAAAACAGAGGCATACGagcaataaattaataatctgaatgaatttatattttataattaggtGATAGAGACATATAAATGAATATACAAATTGGTGACCGTTGTGTTAATtagaaacaaaa of the Daucus carota subsp. sativus chromosome 4, DH1 v3.0, whole genome shotgun sequence genome contains:
- the LOC135152285 gene encoding uncharacterized protein LOC135152285, translating into MLGYTIWYYHGESDRSRVDIGTSSRNVGCMDDDFYDAREMLGDFAEATRQFENDEEEPNATAKNFYKMLDSASEPIYHDNTRFTTLSFVNKLLQFKHKHGCSNRGFDELLELIGSVLPNGHKLPMKYYDVKKLVSGLNMGYQKIDACVNDCMLFYKEDSEKIYCDICNENRYKPQKDQKKKMIPRKILRYFPLALRLQRLFMSEKTAKCMTWHHDRVTVEGQVSHPADGDEWKQFNQRFPRFAKEIRNVRIGIATDGFDPFRDAHAREYTVWPVIDVIYNLPPSMCTKAPYMFMPLLIPGPNDPAKDFHVYLRPLIDELKSLWHTGVETYDRASRSNFMMRVALMWTINDFPALGMISGWSTKGKLACPVCIGEVRAKQLKYGGKSTFYGTAR